The following coding sequences lie in one Nitrospira defluvii genomic window:
- the aepY gene encoding phosphonopyruvate decarboxylase, whose product MIDPQKFVECLQDNDVDFFTGVPDSLLKELCACLESVPPAGQHVITANEGGAVALALGYHLATRKIPLVYLQNSGLGNIINPLLSLADAEVYSVPMLLVIGWRGEPGIHDEPQHKKQGRVMLAMLEAMEIPYAILGPELEDSAATLECAMATVRKASAPFALVIKKGTFQPFTGLGGEKATFELTREEAIQHVLEALGDRDIVVATTGMASREVYEYRARKNQGHHRDFLTVGGMGHASHIALGLALKKPDRSVYCLDGDGALLMHMGGLAITGVLKPRNLKHIVLNNGAHDSVGGQPTVGLTVDIPGIAQAAFYGQVSRAETRDQLQSCVVGLKHAPGPSLLEIRVRRGARKDLGRPAGTPVQNKNSFMNFVAG is encoded by the coding sequence ATGATCGATCCACAGAAATTTGTCGAGTGCTTACAGGACAACGATGTCGATTTTTTTACGGGGGTGCCGGATTCACTGTTGAAGGAACTGTGTGCCTGTCTAGAATCTGTGCCGCCAGCAGGACAGCATGTCATCACCGCCAATGAAGGGGGCGCGGTTGCTCTCGCACTCGGCTACCACCTCGCAACGCGGAAGATTCCTCTGGTGTACCTGCAGAACTCTGGGTTGGGGAATATCATTAATCCGTTGTTGTCGTTGGCTGACGCCGAAGTCTATTCCGTTCCTATGTTGCTCGTCATCGGCTGGCGGGGAGAACCGGGCATTCACGATGAGCCTCAACATAAAAAGCAGGGGCGTGTCATGCTCGCCATGCTTGAGGCGATGGAAATTCCCTATGCCATCCTGGGGCCGGAATTGGAGGACTCTGCGGCCACACTTGAGTGCGCCATGGCCACCGTTCGGAAGGCCAGCGCGCCGTTCGCGTTAGTGATTAAGAAGGGAACATTCCAACCCTTTACGGGGCTAGGCGGTGAGAAGGCGACGTTTGAACTCACTCGGGAGGAGGCCATTCAGCACGTGCTAGAAGCGTTAGGCGATCGCGACATTGTCGTCGCCACGACCGGTATGGCTTCTCGGGAAGTGTACGAATACCGAGCTCGCAAAAACCAAGGACATCACCGGGATTTTTTGACTGTGGGAGGAATGGGGCATGCTTCCCACATCGCTCTTGGGTTGGCGCTCAAAAAGCCTGATCGATCCGTTTATTGTTTAGATGGGGACGGTGCGCTCCTGATGCACATGGGTGGGCTTGCCATTACCGGAGTGTTGAAACCTCGCAATCTGAAGCACATTGTCTTAAACAATGGAGCTCATGATTCAGTTGGTGGGCAGCCGACGGTGGGGCTGACTGTCGACATTCCTGGGATTGCACAAGCTGCCTTCTATGGGCAGGTGTCGCGAGCTGAAACGCGCGATCAACTACAGTCCTGTGTAGTCGGGTTGAAACATGCGCCAGGACCTAGTTTACTGGAGATTCGTGTGCGCCGTGGCGCCAGGAAAGATTTGGGCCGACCAGCAGGGACTCCAGTTCAGAACAAGAATTCATTCATGAATTTTGTGGCGGGCTAG
- the aepX gene encoding phosphoenolpyruvate mutase → MNLRQPLTKTRQFRTLLQSEQLEFICEAHNGLSAKIVEEAGFAGIWASGLSISAQFGVRDNNEASWTQVLEDLEFMSDATKVPILLDGDTGYGNFNNMQRLIRKLEQRNIAAVCIEDKLFPKTNSFLKGDAQPMADMQEFCGKIKAGKDAQTDPDFCIIARVEAFICGWGLTEALRRAEAYHQAGADGILIHSALSVPDEILAFKREWGSRSPVVIVPTKYYSTPTDVFRQHGFSMVIWANHMLRAAVATMQKTARALKESENLLSIEDKVAPVSEIFRLQNAAELLEAEERYLPRGAEGTLAVVLAASRGEELGELTADQPKTMVKVQGGPILSHIVDAYNAVGIKDILVVRGYKKEAVRLPNLTYVDNAEFAENGELASLSLALQSRKEHFQSTIISYGDVLFNKYIPQALCQESDDCVIFVDSNWQDQTSYARLGGFAECTLPNSRRAFNAKVHLKQLGSAIPPGSIHGVWMGFLKLSPNAAAMVDQLLLEILARPGNRKASIPQLLQELLKRDYPIRVLYTVGHWLDINSLDDVIQAGNF, encoded by the coding sequence ATGAATTTGAGACAACCGCTGACCAAAACTCGTCAATTTCGCACGCTGCTTCAGTCTGAGCAGCTGGAGTTCATTTGTGAAGCGCACAATGGCCTGAGCGCAAAAATTGTAGAGGAGGCAGGCTTTGCTGGGATCTGGGCCAGCGGGCTATCTATCTCGGCCCAGTTTGGGGTGCGCGACAATAATGAGGCCAGTTGGACGCAGGTGCTGGAAGATCTGGAGTTCATGTCCGATGCTACGAAGGTGCCGATCCTGCTTGATGGAGATACGGGATATGGGAATTTCAACAACATGCAGCGTCTGATCCGGAAACTGGAGCAGCGCAACATTGCCGCAGTGTGCATTGAGGACAAACTGTTTCCTAAGACAAACAGTTTCCTGAAGGGTGACGCGCAGCCGATGGCGGACATGCAGGAATTTTGCGGCAAGATCAAAGCCGGCAAGGATGCGCAGACTGATCCGGACTTTTGCATCATTGCGCGGGTCGAGGCGTTCATTTGCGGGTGGGGATTGACTGAGGCGTTGCGTCGGGCGGAGGCATATCACCAGGCCGGGGCCGACGGCATTCTCATTCATAGCGCGCTTTCGGTCCCTGATGAGATTCTTGCCTTCAAGCGGGAGTGGGGTAGTCGCTCCCCCGTCGTCATCGTTCCCACGAAGTATTATTCGACCCCCACGGACGTCTTTCGCCAACATGGTTTTTCGATGGTGATCTGGGCCAATCACATGTTGCGAGCGGCGGTGGCGACGATGCAAAAGACCGCCCGAGCGCTCAAGGAGAGCGAGAATCTCCTGTCCATCGAGGACAAGGTGGCACCGGTGTCAGAAATCTTTCGGCTGCAAAATGCCGCGGAACTACTGGAGGCAGAGGAACGCTATCTTCCGCGCGGCGCTGAGGGCACATTGGCGGTGGTGCTTGCGGCGTCACGGGGAGAAGAGTTGGGGGAATTGACCGCGGATCAGCCCAAAACTATGGTGAAGGTTCAGGGGGGGCCGATTCTGTCCCACATCGTCGATGCCTACAACGCGGTTGGGATCAAAGATATTCTCGTGGTGCGAGGATACAAGAAGGAGGCGGTGCGTCTTCCCAATTTGACGTATGTCGATAATGCGGAGTTCGCGGAGAACGGTGAGCTGGCCTCCTTGTCACTGGCGTTGCAATCGAGGAAGGAACATTTCCAGTCGACGATCATTTCCTACGGTGACGTGTTGTTCAATAAGTATATCCCGCAGGCGTTGTGCCAGGAATCGGATGATTGTGTGATCTTCGTCGACAGTAACTGGCAGGATCAAACCAGTTATGCCCGTTTGGGTGGGTTTGCCGAGTGCACCTTGCCGAATTCACGGAGGGCATTCAATGCAAAGGTCCATCTTAAACAACTGGGGAGTGCGATTCCCCCTGGTTCGATCCACGGCGTCTGGATGGGATTCCTCAAGCTGTCTCCCAACGCAGCTGCGATGGTCGATCAACTTCTCCTGGAGATACTCGCCCGCCCGGGTAATCGTAAGGCTAGCATTCCACAGTTGCTTCAGGAGTTACTCAAACGGGACTATCCGATTCGGGTGTTGTACACCGTCGGACATTGGCTGGATATCAATAGTCTTGATGATGTGATTCAAGCCGGCAACTTTTGA
- a CDS encoding IS5 family transposase has translation MLRLRDDQWERIREHCPEEHIPEGRPGRKPVPARAILEAVLWILNTGAQWHLLPQCSPNYKTVHRRFQQWCERDVLREILTQLANTLREEGAIDERERFIDATFAMAKGGGKEIGKTRRGKGVKILAIVDRHGLPLSVSTHAANHHEVTLVQLSFNFYMLEAKPEHLIGDRAYDSDGLDDDLRHDGVNMMAPHRSTRKRKTQDGRQLRRYQRRWLVERFFAWLQWKRRLLVRWEYYATHFLGFVQLASITMLLK, from the coding sequence ATGCTGCGCCTGCGCGACGACCAATGGGAGCGGATTCGGGAACACTGTCCCGAGGAACATATTCCCGAAGGCCGTCCCGGACGCAAACCGGTGCCTGCCCGCGCGATTTTGGAAGCCGTGCTCTGGATTCTGAACACCGGCGCCCAGTGGCATCTGCTGCCGCAGTGCTCTCCCAATTACAAGACCGTGCATCGCCGATTTCAGCAGTGGTGCGAACGCGACGTGCTGCGGGAGATTCTCACGCAACTTGCCAATACCTTGCGCGAGGAAGGGGCGATCGACGAGCGTGAACGCTTCATCGATGCCACGTTCGCCATGGCGAAGGGCGGCGGCAAAGAGATCGGGAAAACCCGCCGTGGCAAAGGCGTGAAGATCCTCGCGATTGTCGATCGCCATGGGCTGCCGCTCTCGGTCAGTACGCATGCCGCGAATCATCATGAAGTGACGTTGGTGCAACTCAGTTTCAACTTCTACATGCTGGAAGCCAAGCCGGAACATCTCATTGGCGACCGCGCCTACGACAGCGATGGACTCGATGACGACCTCCGACACGACGGCGTCAACATGATGGCGCCGCACCGCTCCACGCGCAAACGCAAGACTCAAGACGGACGCCAGCTACGGCGCTATCAACGTCGGTGGCTTGTGGAGCGGTTCTTTGCGTGGCTCCAATGGAAGCGACGGCTCCTGGTTCGTTGGGAATATTACGCCACTCATTTTCTGGGGTTTGTGCAGCTCGCCTCGATCACCATGCTCCTGAAGTAA